From the Maioricimonas rarisocia genome, one window contains:
- a CDS encoding diadenylate cyclase, translating to MSVLLRPNDFISPDDFADWACNQYGELFSGPVNDPETVSIEVYRAGLKSLIRTAYRTSFETEEGRASECGILLTAADDAVPVNVPFAATLSAGTLAVFSQMVLDSRDVIVVTLSDSGDLVVAGLARLSIHDIYYEHRRIQPLVRILGPGRLRLNIASLSDEYCGGNAEIFAKLYSVCCVRSWIHRIAQAQRNAGEYPGRAPIFYRVLADCLLQMRDRRHGGTLLVVPAGFDSNRAAAHLTVGYPCETSVVRHAIDRLAACTRPASQVRSGGQPSEQDLLAAQAEADLLTTIEHVVGMSMIDGAVLMDEQFTLLGFGCIIKRSDTSLRRPRRLYPDGKTGFVEIEQDATDLGTRHRSASCFCREVPGAMAFVVSQDGYVSVATGTDEAVEIYHRISPEDDTNEYPVA from the coding sequence ATGAGTGTGCTCCTCCGCCCCAATGATTTCATCAGCCCCGACGACTTCGCCGACTGGGCCTGCAATCAGTACGGAGAACTCTTCTCGGGCCCGGTCAACGATCCGGAAACGGTCTCGATCGAAGTTTACCGGGCGGGGCTGAAATCGCTGATCCGCACGGCGTACCGGACGAGCTTCGAAACGGAAGAGGGACGGGCCAGCGAGTGCGGCATTCTTCTGACCGCAGCCGACGACGCCGTCCCGGTCAACGTGCCGTTCGCAGCCACGCTCTCCGCGGGAACACTTGCCGTCTTCTCGCAGATGGTGCTCGACTCCCGGGACGTCATCGTCGTGACCTTGAGCGACTCCGGAGACCTCGTCGTCGCCGGTCTCGCCCGGCTTTCGATCCATGACATCTACTATGAGCATCGACGGATCCAGCCGCTCGTCCGTATCCTCGGGCCGGGACGCCTGCGGCTGAACATCGCGTCACTGAGCGACGAGTACTGCGGCGGCAACGCGGAAATCTTCGCCAAGCTCTACTCGGTCTGCTGCGTTCGCAGCTGGATTCATCGCATTGCCCAGGCGCAGCGGAATGCCGGCGAGTATCCCGGGCGGGCGCCGATCTTTTACCGCGTTCTGGCGGACTGCCTGCTCCAGATGCGTGACCGAAGGCACGGAGGAACGCTGCTGGTCGTGCCGGCCGGTTTCGACAGCAACCGCGCCGCGGCACATCTGACGGTCGGGTATCCGTGCGAAACCAGCGTGGTCCGCCATGCCATCGACCGACTTGCGGCGTGCACCCGCCCGGCCAGTCAGGTGAGATCGGGGGGTCAGCCGTCAGAGCAGGATCTTCTGGCCGCTCAGGCCGAAGCCGACCTGCTGACGACGATCGAGCACGTCGTCGGCATGAGCATGATCGATGGGGCGGTGCTGATGGACGAGCAGTTCACTCTGCTCGGCTTCGGCTGCATCATCAAACGATCCGACACATCGCTGCGGCGGCCACGGCGACTCTACCCCGACGGCAAAACCGGGTTCGTCGAGATCGAGCAGGACGCCACCGACCTCGGCACGCGGCACCGATCGGCCTCCTGCTTCTGCCGCGAGGTCCCGGGGGCGATGGCGTTTGTCGTCTCGCAGGACGGCTACGTCAGCGTCGCTACGGGAACGGACGAGGCGGTCGAGATCTACCACCGCATTTCCCCCGAAGACGACACCAACGAGTACCCCGTCGCCTGA
- a CDS encoding sulfatase codes for MRVRRLLPMLLIALACFCTTVIADDRPNVLFLICDDLNCDLACYGHSQVQSPNIDRLAARGVRFEHAYCQYPLCGPSRASFMTGLYPDQTLVHRNAIYIREHVPNVKTMSQMFRDNGYFATRIGKIYHYNVPKHIGTSGHDDPFSWDYTINPHGRDKDDEDLIFSLRPGSFGGTLSWLAADGTDEEQTDGIAATDAVRLLKEYGDTQQSFFMAVGLFRPHTPYVAPKKYFDLYPLDEIVVPQVPEGYYETIPTPAVNSLRRKKEQIDLPDDLARKAIQAYYASITFADAQLGRILDTLDESGLAESTVVVFTSDHGYHMGEHGYWQKTTLFENAARVPLIIAGPGTTARGQVAQTPAEMLDFYPTLAELCGLNPPKYLSGVSLAPVLKDPSAMPREAALTQYANGYSIRTPRYRYTEWGENGQLGRELYDHESDSQEMTNLSGQAQHAETMATLSRLLRERVQAAQKKPAGVTQIHFENRRRVR; via the coding sequence ATGCGCGTCCGTCGACTGCTGCCGATGCTGCTGATCGCCCTTGCCTGCTTCTGTACAACAGTGATCGCGGACGATCGCCCGAATGTCCTGTTCCTGATCTGCGATGACCTCAACTGCGACCTTGCCTGCTACGGGCATTCGCAGGTGCAGTCGCCCAATATCGACCGGCTCGCGGCACGGGGCGTCCGTTTCGAACATGCGTACTGCCAGTATCCGCTGTGCGGACCGAGTCGCGCGTCTTTCATGACCGGGCTCTATCCCGATCAGACGCTCGTGCACCGCAATGCGATCTACATTCGCGAGCACGTGCCGAACGTGAAAACGATGTCGCAGATGTTTCGCGACAACGGCTACTTCGCCACGCGGATCGGCAAGATCTATCACTACAACGTGCCGAAGCACATCGGCACCAGCGGCCACGACGATCCCTTCTCGTGGGACTACACGATCAACCCCCATGGTCGCGACAAGGATGACGAAGACCTGATCTTCAGCCTGCGGCCGGGCAGCTTCGGCGGGACGCTCAGCTGGCTGGCGGCCGACGGCACCGATGAAGAACAGACGGACGGCATCGCCGCGACCGATGCGGTACGACTGCTGAAGGAATACGGAGACACTCAGCAGTCGTTCTTCATGGCCGTGGGACTGTTCCGGCCCCACACGCCGTACGTCGCGCCGAAGAAGTACTTCGACCTGTACCCGCTCGACGAGATTGTCGTGCCCCAGGTTCCCGAAGGCTATTACGAAACGATCCCGACCCCGGCCGTCAACTCGCTCCGCCGCAAGAAGGAGCAGATCGATTTGCCGGACGACCTGGCCCGCAAGGCGATTCAGGCGTACTACGCTTCCATCACGTTCGCCGACGCACAGCTCGGTCGCATTCTCGATACCCTCGACGAGAGCGGACTCGCGGAGAGCACGGTCGTCGTCTTCACGTCGGACCACGGCTACCACATGGGGGAACACGGGTATTGGCAGAAGACGACGCTCTTCGAGAACGCCGCCCGTGTGCCGCTGATCATCGCCGGTCCCGGCACGACCGCTCGCGGGCAGGTCGCACAGACGCCGGCCGAGATGCTGGACTTCTATCCGACGCTCGCGGAGCTGTGCGGTCTGAACCCACCGAAGTACCTTTCGGGTGTCAGTCTGGCACCAGTGTTGAAGGACCCATCGGCGATGCCGCGAGAGGCGGCTCTCACCCAGTACGCGAACGGCTACAGCATCCGCACGCCGCGGTACCGCTACACCGAATGGGGCGAGAACGGCCAGCTCGGCAGGGAGCTGTACGACCACGAATCCGATTCGCAGGAGATGACGAACCTGTCAGGCCAGGCGCAGCACGCCGAGACAATGGCCACCCTGTCGCGGCTGCTGCGTGAGCGCGTCCAGGCGGCACAAAAGAAGCCGGCCGGCGTGACGCAGATCCATTTTGAGAATCGCCGGCGCGTCCGGTGA
- a CDS encoding Hsp20/alpha crystallin family protein, giving the protein MSTTLTNRWDSLFSNAMDAVTREFDRDFRSTGNGIRNEFRRYGGLAVWEDDGHIHIEMDLPGLHLDDLSLSMEKGQLWIRGERKLPQHDRKTWYDERYYGAFQRVVVLNDSVDPESIDATLEDGVLYISIAKKAEHQPRRIEVKAGKGSQKRLEQN; this is encoded by the coding sequence ATGTCGACGACTCTGACGAACCGCTGGGACTCTCTGTTCTCCAACGCAATGGACGCGGTCACTCGCGAATTCGATCGCGATTTCCGCAGCACAGGCAACGGAATCCGCAACGAATTCCGACGCTACGGCGGCCTGGCCGTGTGGGAAGATGACGGCCACATCCACATCGAGATGGACCTGCCGGGCCTTCACCTCGACGACCTCAGTCTCTCGATGGAGAAGGGGCAGCTGTGGATTCGCGGCGAGCGGAAGCTGCCGCAGCACGATCGCAAGACCTGGTACGACGAACGGTACTACGGAGCCTTCCAGAGAGTGGTCGTGCTGAACGACAGCGTCGACCCGGAATCGATCGACGCAACGCTCGAAGACGGCGTCCTGTACATCTCGATTGCGAAGAAGGCCGAGCATCAGCCACGCCGCATCGAGGTCAAGGCAGGCAAAGGATCGCAGAAACGACTCGAGCAGAACTGA
- a CDS encoding HAD family hydrolase: MRHVCLFDIDGTLLNTGGAGQAAMERALEAAFGLVDLNHDIPAAGRTDRAITSDLFAHHGIELHDESWNSFVTTYVENLRVSLADLTGTVLPGIVELLDELASHGDVSMGLLTGNFREGAWLKLSHYKLDHHFAYGGFGDDHHDRDDVARTAYAEACRHLKRDVEREQVWVIGDTPSDVRCGRAIGANVIAVATGIYSADELAAAEPDYLVADFSDPGMLLARLI; encoded by the coding sequence ATGCGCCACGTCTGCCTGTTCGACATCGACGGAACCCTGCTGAACACCGGCGGTGCCGGCCAGGCCGCCATGGAACGGGCCCTCGAAGCCGCGTTCGGCCTGGTCGATCTCAATCACGACATCCCTGCCGCCGGCCGAACCGACCGGGCGATCACCTCCGACCTGTTCGCCCATCACGGCATCGAACTGCACGACGAGTCGTGGAATTCGTTCGTCACGACGTATGTCGAGAACCTGCGGGTCTCGCTGGCCGATCTGACCGGAACGGTCCTGCCCGGCATCGTCGAACTGCTCGACGAACTGGCCTCCCACGGGGACGTCTCGATGGGGCTGCTGACGGGGAACTTTCGCGAAGGAGCCTGGCTGAAGCTCTCGCACTACAAGCTCGACCACCATTTCGCGTACGGCGGATTCGGCGACGATCACCACGATCGGGACGACGTCGCCCGGACCGCCTACGCCGAGGCCTGCCGGCACCTGAAGCGTGACGTCGAGCGGGAACAGGTCTGGGTGATCGGCGACACCCCCTCGGACGTCCGCTGCGGACGGGCCATCGGAGCCAACGTGATTGCCGTCGCGACCGGCATCTATTCGGCGGACGAACTGGCGGCAGCCGAGCCCGACTATCTGGTCGCCGACTTCAGCGATCCCGGAATGCTGCTGGCGCGTTTGATTTAG
- a CDS encoding nicotinamidase: protein MVPLDALIIVDVQNDFCPGGALPVQGGDGIVPVLNRWIARAQAAGAPIVASRDWHPEDHISFTSQGGRWPAHCIAGTPGAEFHPDLKLPDEAQIINKGTARDRDSYSAFDGTGLTNDLRRHEIDRLWIGGLALDVCVRATVIDACREGFEVHVIEAASRPLSPESGQKALEEMTRVGALIERSREHLGAEHA, encoded by the coding sequence ATGGTCCCCCTTGACGCTTTGATCATCGTCGACGTCCAGAACGACTTCTGTCCCGGAGGTGCGCTGCCCGTGCAGGGAGGAGACGGGATCGTCCCCGTCCTGAATCGCTGGATCGCCCGGGCTCAGGCTGCCGGAGCTCCGATCGTTGCGTCCCGCGACTGGCACCCGGAGGATCACATCAGCTTTACGTCCCAGGGGGGGCGATGGCCGGCACATTGCATCGCAGGTACGCCGGGAGCCGAGTTCCACCCGGACCTCAAACTCCCCGACGAAGCCCAGATCATCAACAAGGGGACGGCCCGTGACCGGGACAGCTACTCGGCGTTCGACGGAACCGGGCTGACCAACGATCTGCGGCGACACGAGATTGATCGACTCTGGATTGGCGGACTGGCGCTGGATGTCTGCGTGCGGGCGACCGTCATCGATGCCTGCCGGGAAGGGTTCGAAGTCCACGTCATTGAAGCCGCTTCGCGTCCGCTCTCGCCGGAGTCCGGACAGAAAGCCCTCGAAGAAATGACGCGCGTGGGTGCCCTCATCGAACGCAGTCGCGAGCATCTCGGAGCGGAGCATGCCTGA
- a CDS encoding aminotransferase class I/II-fold pyridoxal phosphate-dependent enzyme, protein MRSESEIPFADNPFSIPVADRVTRLPPYLFGKINKLKYEKRVAGVDVIDLGMGNPTDPPDPLIQQKLAEALADPKNHRYSVSNGIENLRREVAKRYWKRYGARLDPDNEVIATIGSKEGFSHMCLALMGPGDTAIVPSPTFPIHTYACVLAAGNVIALDVRDPEKFLQNVAYTCEHLYPKPKVVIVNFPHNPSSTVVEADFYVDLVKLAKKYGFLVMSDFAYADICFDGYQAPSFLATPGALDVGVEFTSMSKSYSMAGWRIGFCCGNPEMVRALGTIKGYYDYGIFQGIQIAAIVAMRHCDAAVESVAKEYEGRRDTLCDGLERLGWDIDRPKAGMFVWAKIPEPWAQMGSIDFAMKLVEEAGVAVSPGRGFGEDGEGYLRLAIVENSQRLRQAVREIGRCTRPEAARAL, encoded by the coding sequence ATGCGGAGCGAATCCGAAATCCCGTTTGCCGACAATCCGTTCAGCATTCCCGTCGCCGACCGCGTCACGCGGTTGCCGCCGTACCTGTTCGGAAAGATCAACAAGCTCAAATACGAGAAGCGGGTGGCGGGGGTGGACGTGATCGATCTGGGGATGGGGAACCCGACCGATCCGCCCGATCCGCTGATTCAGCAGAAGCTCGCAGAGGCGCTGGCCGACCCGAAAAATCACCGCTATTCGGTTTCCAACGGCATCGAGAATCTGCGCCGCGAAGTGGCGAAACGGTACTGGAAGCGGTACGGCGCCCGACTCGATCCCGACAACGAAGTGATTGCCACGATCGGCTCGAAAGAGGGCTTCAGCCACATGTGCCTGGCGTTGATGGGCCCGGGCGACACGGCGATCGTTCCCTCGCCGACCTTCCCGATTCATACCTACGCCTGTGTGCTGGCGGCCGGCAACGTTATCGCCCTGGACGTGCGCGATCCGGAGAAGTTTCTGCAGAATGTCGCCTACACCTGCGAGCATCTGTATCCGAAGCCTAAGGTCGTCATCGTCAACTTCCCGCACAACCCCTCGTCCACCGTTGTCGAGGCGGACTTCTACGTCGACCTGGTGAAACTTGCGAAGAAGTACGGCTTCCTCGTGATGAGCGACTTCGCCTACGCGGACATCTGCTTCGACGGCTATCAGGCGCCGAGCTTTCTCGCCACGCCCGGTGCTCTGGATGTGGGTGTCGAGTTCACGTCGATGAGCAAGAGTTACAGCATGGCCGGCTGGCGGATCGGCTTCTGCTGTGGCAACCCGGAGATGGTTCGGGCCCTGGGGACGATCAAGGGGTACTACGACTACGGAATCTTTCAGGGCATTCAGATTGCCGCCATCGTCGCGATGCGTCACTGCGATGCCGCGGTCGAGAGTGTCGCCAAAGAATACGAAGGCCGCCGCGACACATTGTGCGACGGTCTCGAACGTCTCGGCTGGGACATCGATCGGCCGAAGGCGGGCATGTTCGTCTGGGCGAAGATTCCCGAGCCGTGGGCTCAGATGGGATCGATCGACTTCGCGATGAAGCTGGTCGAAGAAGCGGGAGTCGCCGTCAGCCCGGGGCGCGGATTCGGCGAAGACGGCGAAGGGTACCTGCGACTGGCGATTGTCGAGAACTCGCAGCGACTGCGGCAGGCGGTCCGCGAGATCGGTCGCTGCACCAGGCCGGAGGCTGCCCGGGCGTTGTAG
- a CDS encoding DUF1559 domain-containing protein, whose amino-acid sequence MKTRNSRRGFTLIELLVVIAIIAILIALLLPAVQQAREAARRSQCKNNLKQLGLAIHNYHDTNGVFPQGQYRIQGGSGWWGHGIGVSLLPYVDQAPVFNQWNFSYDYLENSVSNNLDLARTKIPVFLCPSDRDFAGAEAGMNYVGSAGSTVNIWNDSTNGLISPRSRVGFRDAIDGLSNTLLFSEILKGDNTQGGVSDSDIVRLGSSPGFADPNFPTQGELDSAGATCDAVDPTGEPAWSRCGANWAAPYPYQSLFSAAATPNWKHRSCAWGGSFGRCADRNGIFVARSRHTGGVHAGMGDGSVRFISENLDLTTWQRLGARNDGQPVGEF is encoded by the coding sequence ATGAAGACACGAAATTCACGTCGCGGATTCACCCTGATCGAACTGCTGGTGGTGATCGCCATTATCGCGATTCTGATTGCGCTGCTGCTGCCGGCCGTGCAGCAGGCTCGTGAAGCCGCCCGTCGCTCGCAGTGCAAGAACAACCTGAAGCAGCTCGGGCTGGCGATTCACAACTACCACGACACGAACGGCGTGTTCCCGCAGGGGCAGTACCGAATTCAGGGTGGCAGTGGCTGGTGGGGGCATGGCATCGGCGTTTCGCTGCTGCCGTACGTCGATCAGGCTCCCGTGTTCAACCAGTGGAACTTCAGCTACGACTATCTGGAGAACTCGGTCAGTAACAATCTCGACCTGGCCCGGACGAAGATTCCCGTCTTTCTCTGTCCTTCGGATCGTGACTTTGCCGGTGCCGAGGCGGGCATGAACTACGTCGGCAGTGCCGGCTCGACTGTGAATATCTGGAACGACAGCACCAACGGTCTGATTTCGCCCCGCAGCCGCGTCGGCTTTCGGGATGCCATCGACGGACTGTCCAACACGCTGCTGTTCTCAGAGATTCTCAAAGGGGATAACACCCAGGGGGGCGTTTCCGATTCCGACATCGTCCGGCTCGGTTCCTCGCCGGGCTTTGCCGATCCAAACTTCCCGACTCAAGGGGAACTCGACTCCGCCGGTGCGACCTGCGATGCCGTCGACCCGACCGGCGAGCCGGCCTGGAGCCGCTGCGGTGCCAACTGGGCCGCACCGTATCCGTACCAGTCGCTGTTCTCCGCCGCTGCGACACCGAACTGGAAGCACCGTTCCTGTGCCTGGGGTGGTTCGTTCGGTCGTTGTGCGGACCGGAACGGGATCTTCGTTGCCCGCAGCCGTCACACCGGTGGCGTCCACGCCGGTATGGGGGACGGTTCCGTCCGCTTTATCTCGGAGAACCTCGACCTGACCACCTGGCAGCGTCTTGGCGCCCGCAATGACGGGCAGCCCGTCGGCGAATTCTGA
- a CDS encoding ThuA domain-containing protein, translated as MFGKLLTCRSIVCTLAVTLAALADAPHLSAETSEAQPGNVLIIVGPSSHPAGTHEVTAGARLLSHCLENAENVEGLSVAVSEGWPEDDSVVQKAATFVFTGDTFPAERLPQSDIVMQRLGTAMNRGAGIVCIHYATGLRDEDVADDGDHPLLHWTGGYFATRCRHHQSIARIWTATIEPGGAEHPVNRGWKPFTLHDEPYINNYFGPNGPAANVTPLAVSMLPPDNPQREIVSWAVERGDGGRGMGVVMPHFFRSWKNEDLRKLILNGIVWTAQVEVPAEGVKTTLPDLATFSPGAVEPKPRR; from the coding sequence ATGTTCGGGAAGTTGCTCACCTGTCGTTCCATCGTCTGCACGCTCGCCGTGACCCTCGCTGCACTGGCCGATGCTCCCCACTTGTCCGCGGAGACGTCGGAGGCCCAACCCGGGAATGTGCTGATCATCGTCGGCCCCAGCAGTCATCCGGCCGGGACTCACGAAGTGACCGCAGGCGCCCGGCTGCTGTCCCACTGCCTGGAGAACGCCGAGAACGTCGAGGGGCTTTCGGTCGCCGTCTCGGAAGGGTGGCCCGAAGATGACAGCGTCGTCCAGAAGGCGGCAACGTTCGTGTTTACCGGCGATACGTTTCCCGCAGAGCGACTGCCGCAGTCGGACATCGTGATGCAGCGGCTGGGGACGGCGATGAACCGGGGGGCGGGCATCGTCTGCATCCACTATGCGACCGGATTGCGGGACGAGGACGTGGCCGACGATGGCGACCATCCCCTGCTCCACTGGACCGGCGGATACTTTGCGACCCGCTGCCGGCATCACCAGTCCATCGCCCGAATCTGGACCGCGACGATCGAGCCAGGCGGTGCCGAACATCCCGTCAACCGTGGCTGGAAGCCATTCACACTGCACGACGAACCGTACATCAACAATTATTTCGGACCGAACGGCCCGGCGGCGAACGTGACGCCGCTGGCGGTTTCGATGCTCCCTCCGGACAACCCCCAGCGAGAGATCGTCTCCTGGGCGGTCGAACGTGGGGATGGCGGTCGCGGCATGGGCGTCGTGATGCCCCACTTCTTCCGCAGCTGGAAGAACGAGGATCTGCGGAAGCTGATTCTGAACGGCATTGTCTGGACCGCGCAGGTGGAGGTGCCGGCTGAGGGAGTGAAAACGACGCTGCCGGACCTGGCGACTTTCAGCCCCGGGGCCGTGGAACCGAAGCCACGCAGGTAG
- the xylA gene encoding xylose isomerase — translation MAEFFPDVPKIEYEGPDSKNPLAFKHYNPDEVVEGQSLRDLLRFSVCYWHTFRGNGTDPFGAGTMVRPWEDGTDSVENALNRVDVAFEFISKLGAPFYCFHDRDVAPEGASLKESNDNLDKIAAKLKEKQDETGIKLLWGTANLFSNPRFMHGAATSCNADVFAYAAAQVKKAIEVTHELGGENYVFWGGREGYHNLYNTDMKRELDHLARFMHLAHDHAKKIGFGGQFLFEPKPKEPTKHQYDFDAAACLNFIRSYGLEDVVKLNIETNHATLAGHTMMHELEYARIQGYLGSIDANTGDLLLGWDTDQFPTDIYLTTRCMLVILRQGGLAPGGVNFDAKVRRESFEPIDLFHAHIGGMDAFARGAKIAAAIRKDGVLDDFVKQRYGSWDEGIGKQIEDGTATFDSLEAYMLEKGEAAPNASGRQEMLENIINQYI, via the coding sequence ATGGCAGAATTCTTTCCCGACGTCCCGAAGATCGAGTACGAAGGCCCCGACAGCAAAAACCCGCTCGCCTTCAAGCATTACAATCCCGACGAAGTCGTCGAAGGACAGTCGCTCCGCGACCTGCTCCGCTTCAGCGTCTGCTACTGGCACACGTTCCGCGGCAACGGGACCGATCCCTTCGGTGCCGGCACGATGGTTCGCCCCTGGGAAGACGGCACCGACTCGGTCGAGAACGCCCTCAACCGGGTCGACGTCGCCTTCGAGTTCATCTCCAAACTCGGCGCCCCCTTCTACTGCTTCCATGACCGGGACGTCGCCCCCGAGGGAGCATCGCTGAAGGAGTCGAACGACAACCTCGACAAGATCGCAGCGAAGCTCAAGGAGAAGCAGGACGAGACCGGCATCAAGCTGCTCTGGGGAACGGCGAACCTGTTCAGCAATCCCCGCTTCATGCACGGGGCGGCCACCTCCTGCAACGCCGACGTGTTCGCCTACGCCGCGGCCCAGGTCAAGAAGGCGATCGAAGTCACCCACGAGCTGGGTGGCGAGAACTACGTCTTCTGGGGCGGTCGCGAGGGATACCACAACCTCTACAACACCGACATGAAGCGGGAACTGGATCACCTGGCCCGCTTCATGCACCTCGCGCACGACCACGCGAAGAAGATTGGCTTTGGCGGACAGTTTCTGTTCGAGCCGAAGCCGAAGGAGCCGACCAAGCATCAGTACGACTTCGATGCGGCCGCCTGCCTGAACTTCATCCGTTCGTACGGCCTCGAAGACGTCGTGAAGCTGAACATCGAGACGAACCACGCGACGCTGGCCGGCCACACGATGATGCACGAACTCGAGTACGCCCGCATCCAGGGGTACCTCGGGTCGATCGACGCCAACACCGGCGACCTGCTGCTCGGCTGGGACACCGACCAGTTCCCCACCGACATCTACCTGACCACCCGCTGCATGCTGGTCATTCTCAGGCAGGGGGGACTGGCGCCGGGCGGCGTCAACTTCGACGCCAAGGTCCGCCGCGAAAGCTTCGAGCCGATCGACCTGTTCCACGCCCACATCGGCGGGATGGACGCCTTCGCCCGCGGAGCGAAGATCGCTGCCGCCATCCGCAAGGACGGCGTGCTCGATGACTTCGTCAAGCAGCGGTACGGAAGCTGGGACGAAGGCATCGGCAAGCAGATCGAAGACGGCACCGCGACGTTCGACTCGCTCGAAGCGTACATGCTTGAGAAG
- a CDS encoding nicotinate phosphoribosyltransferase, with translation MPEHCPDAPLRSALLNDLYQLTMARAYDAEGMGQSATFELFFRTLPSCRNYAIAAGLADSLTYLEQFQFTESDLDYLKEQGPFPEPFLDRLKHLRFTGDVDAVPEGTVIFPHEPLLRVTAPILEAQLVETFLLNQVHFQTVAASKAARVMIAAAGRRLVDFGSRRAHGTDAAMKVARCSWLVGADGTSNLLAGKTYGIPIFGTMAHSYIQAHDSERAAFAAFARLFPGTTLLVDTYDTLEGVRQIISLRDELGSDFHPASIRLDSGDLAGLACKARTLLDEAGMNDVKIFASGGLDEYSVWDLVHSGAPIDGFGVGTKMAVSEDAPSLDMAYKLVEYGGQARMKLSTGKKLYPGTKQVFRYCGEGRFTHDVLARADEELDGEPLLKPVMQGGKRLPDAIPSLNESREYALRQIASLPDAIRSIEPAAAPYPVRYSAGLESEREEVEDWLDGET, from the coding sequence ATGCCTGAACACTGCCCGGACGCCCCCCTGCGGTCGGCGCTGCTCAACGATCTGTACCAGCTCACCATGGCCAGAGCGTATGACGCCGAGGGAATGGGACAGTCCGCGACATTCGAGCTTTTCTTCCGCACGCTGCCCTCCTGCCGCAACTACGCCATCGCCGCCGGCCTCGCGGACAGTCTGACGTACCTCGAACAGTTTCAGTTCACCGAAAGCGATCTGGACTACCTGAAGGAGCAGGGGCCCTTTCCTGAGCCGTTTCTCGATCGGCTGAAGCATCTGCGGTTCACCGGGGACGTCGACGCAGTCCCCGAAGGGACGGTCATCTTCCCGCACGAACCGCTCTTGCGCGTCACCGCGCCGATCCTCGAAGCGCAGCTGGTCGAGACGTTCCTCCTCAACCAGGTGCATTTCCAGACCGTCGCGGCCAGCAAGGCGGCCCGGGTGATGATCGCGGCTGCCGGGCGGAGGCTGGTCGACTTCGGCTCCCGCCGGGCCCACGGGACCGATGCGGCAATGAAGGTTGCCCGCTGCAGCTGGCTCGTGGGAGCGGACGGCACTTCGAATTTGCTCGCGGGGAAGACGTACGGCATTCCCATCTTCGGCACGATGGCCCACAGTTACATCCAGGCGCACGACAGCGAACGAGCGGCGTTCGCAGCGTTTGCGAGGCTGTTCCCCGGCACTACGCTGCTGGTCGATACCTACGACACGCTCGAGGGAGTGCGGCAGATCATTTCGCTGCGTGACGAACTCGGATCCGACTTCCATCCGGCCTCCATCCGGCTCGACTCAGGGGACCTGGCCGGCCTGGCCTGCAAGGCGCGGACGCTGCTCGACGAGGCCGGCATGAACGACGTGAAGATCTTTGCCTCCGGCGGACTCGACGAATACAGCGTCTGGGACCTTGTTCACTCCGGTGCGCCGATCGATGGATTCGGCGTCGGCACAAAGATGGCCGTCAGCGAAGACGCTCCCTCACTCGACATGGCGTACAAGCTGGTCGAGTACGGCGGACAGGCTCGTATGAAGCTGTCGACAGGCAAGAAGCTGTATCCGGGAACGAAGCAGGTCTTCCGCTACTGCGGAGAGGGGCGATTCACGCACGACGTCCTGGCGCGAGCCGACGAAGAACTCGACGGCGAGCCCTTGCTGAAGCCGGTGATGCAAGGCGGCAAACGGCTGCCGGACGCGATCCCTTCACTGAATGAGTCGCGCGAATACGCGCTGCGGCAGATTGCGAGCCTGCCGGATGCCATTCGCAGCATTGAGCCGGCGGCTGCGCCGTACCCGGTCCGCTACAGCGCAGGACTGGAATCGGAGCGGGAAGAGGTGGAGGACTGGCTCGACGGGGAGACGTGA
- a CDS encoding Hsp20/alpha crystallin family protein — translation MNSSLSPFRFRGGLPNDFRREIDDVMNRFFDLRDEGSGETLSWTPRVNLAESDDHYEVSADLPGMKPDDIDIEIRHGDLWITGTRHGESEQKEQTWHRIERFHGQFRRVVRLGDDVDTENVSAEYEDGVLRITVPKAEDARTKRIEVKCRS, via the coding sequence ATGAACAGTTCGCTCAGTCCTTTCCGGTTTCGCGGCGGACTCCCCAACGACTTCCGGCGCGAAATCGACGACGTCATGAACCGCTTCTTCGACCTGCGGGACGAAGGCAGCGGCGAGACGCTCTCATGGACGCCCCGCGTCAACCTGGCCGAATCCGACGACCATTATGAGGTCTCGGCCGATCTTCCCGGTATGAAACCGGATGACATCGACATTGAGATCCGGCATGGGGATCTCTGGATTACCGGCACGCGACACGGGGAGTCAGAGCAGAAGGAACAGACCTGGCACCGGATCGAGCGATTCCACGGTCAGTTCCGGCGGGTCGTCCGCCTTGGCGACGATGTCGACACCGAGAACGTGTCGGCGGAATACGAGGACGGCGTGCTTCGCATTACCGTTCCCAAGGCCGAGGACGCCCGCACAAAGCGGATCGAGGTCAAGTGCCGGTCGTGA